From a single Verrucomicrobiota bacterium genomic region:
- a CDS encoding Gfo/Idh/MocA family oxidoreductase, with product MNKKTNQLNRRTFLASSAAASSILFLPNISVAQSKGAKPKGAAPSEKLNMAFIGIGGRGKSNMDGFFDTELVNIVAICDIDIGSDWTSDMRQKYPHPPAYQDYRELFDKEGDNFDAVCITTPDHSHFPITMHAMARGKHVYVEKPLAHTFEECELLMATEKKTGLVTQMGNQGHSGANYFQFKVWEKAGVIKDVDRIVMYMNSPRRWHGWDIAGYEEQKAPDTIDWDLWNMARPVNPFNEKLHPGNWRSWFNYGNGAFGDWGPHILDTCHRFLKLGLPETIEAEKRDGPNDYIFPQASTIRFDFAKRGSMPPVKVWWYDGVENIPDTPKEMGPNPTIRKNGKYIYSKELTFLGGTHSDTLRIIPEEKYRELAPTLPKVSGKNSDHYMNFVLACKGQEEVRSPFSVSGPLTQVFLLGVVAQHVGGTLEFDSKKKQFKNNKRANQILQGPPVRKGWEKYYNV from the coding sequence ATGAATAAAAAAACCAATCAGTTAAATCGTCGCACGTTCTTGGCAAGTTCTGCTGCCGCCTCATCCATTTTGTTCCTGCCCAACATTTCAGTTGCCCAATCAAAAGGTGCTAAACCAAAAGGAGCAGCCCCCAGCGAAAAACTGAACATGGCCTTCATCGGTATTGGAGGTCGCGGCAAGAGCAACATGGATGGATTTTTTGATACTGAGCTCGTGAATATTGTGGCTATCTGCGATATAGATATCGGATCCGATTGGACTTCTGACATGCGCCAGAAATATCCACATCCACCGGCTTATCAGGACTACCGGGAGCTATTCGATAAGGAAGGCGATAATTTTGATGCGGTCTGCATAACAACGCCCGATCACTCGCACTTTCCCATCACCATGCATGCAATGGCGCGCGGCAAACATGTCTATGTGGAAAAGCCGCTGGCTCATACCTTCGAGGAGTGTGAGCTGCTTATGGCCACGGAAAAGAAAACCGGGCTGGTGACTCAGATGGGCAACCAGGGACACTCCGGTGCCAACTACTTTCAGTTCAAAGTCTGGGAAAAAGCGGGTGTGATCAAAGATGTGGACCGGATAGTCATGTATATGAACAGCCCGCGTCGCTGGCATGGCTGGGACATAGCAGGTTACGAAGAACAGAAAGCGCCGGATACCATCGATTGGGATCTGTGGAACATGGCCCGTCCGGTGAACCCCTTTAACGAAAAACTGCACCCCGGCAACTGGCGCAGCTGGTTCAACTATGGCAATGGCGCGTTTGGTGACTGGGGTCCCCATATTCTTGATACCTGTCATCGCTTTCTGAAACTCGGATTACCTGAAACGATTGAAGCCGAAAAACGAGATGGACCCAACGACTATATCTTTCCACAGGCTTCCACCATTCGTTTCGATTTCGCAAAGCGCGGTTCCATGCCTCCGGTAAAAGTGTGGTGGTATGACGGTGTGGAAAATATACCCGATACGCCAAAAGAAATGGGACCTAACCCCACTATTCGCAAAAACGGTAAATACATTTACAGCAAGGAGCTGACTTTTCTCGGAGGAACTCACAGCGACACCCTTCGCATAATCCCGGAAGAGAAATACCGCGAGCTGGCCCCTACTCTGCCCAAGGTCTCCGGCAAAAATTCAGACCATTATATGAATTTCGTTTTGGCCTGTAAGGGTCAGGAAGAAGTCCGTTCACCTTTCAGTGTATCCGGTCCATTGACCCAGGTATTTCTGCTCGGTGTGGTCGCTCAGCACGTAGGTGGAACACTGGAATTCGACTCAAAGAAAAAGCAGTTCAAAAACAACAAGCGCGCTAATCAAATATTGCAAGGTCCACCGGTTCGAAAGGGTTGGGAGAAGTATTATAACGTTTAG
- a CDS encoding 6-phosphofructokinase codes for MSELTGNCLVAQSGGPTAVINASVAGVVNEALNYECIEEIYGGLNGVLGILNEDLIDLANESQQAIRGLQYTPGAALGTCRYKLKKASDFERVLKVFEAHNIRYFFYIGGNDSQDTANKISQLAKEKGYELRVIGIPKTIDNDLVATDHCPGYGSVIKHISTLVREMACDHESMGQGDLVSILEVMGRNAGWIAAGASLAKRRDKPNDPPHLIYLPEVAFNPEKFKIDVQRILSKERYCMIVVGEGLIDADGNYVHTSSGATDAFGHRQLGGAGNYLRELVESSMGVKARTAKFGISQRTAATHISKTDSNEAMLVGRAAVKAAIRGVTDKMVTLIRSEADHYVCETGLTDLSVVANGVKTIPTDWINEDGTSMSFQFVKYASPLIQGEISIPHDNGLPTFASLSKTRIYRLLETYQAE; via the coding sequence ATGTCTGAACTAACTGGAAATTGTCTGGTGGCCCAATCGGGTGGCCCCACAGCGGTAATCAATGCGAGTGTAGCTGGAGTCGTAAACGAAGCCCTCAACTACGAATGTATCGAAGAAATATACGGAGGTCTGAACGGAGTTTTGGGTATCCTGAATGAGGATCTCATAGATCTGGCTAACGAGTCGCAGCAAGCCATCCGTGGTCTTCAATATACGCCTGGAGCCGCTTTAGGCACTTGTCGTTACAAACTCAAAAAAGCCTCCGATTTTGAAAGAGTGCTTAAAGTTTTTGAAGCGCATAACATACGCTACTTTTTTTACATAGGCGGAAACGATTCGCAAGATACTGCGAACAAAATTTCCCAGCTAGCCAAGGAAAAGGGTTACGAACTTCGTGTGATCGGAATTCCTAAAACGATCGATAACGACTTGGTAGCCACGGATCACTGCCCAGGGTATGGCAGCGTTATCAAACACATTTCCACCCTGGTTCGCGAGATGGCTTGTGACCACGAATCGATGGGGCAGGGCGACCTGGTTTCCATTCTTGAGGTTATGGGTCGCAATGCTGGCTGGATTGCTGCTGGTGCGTCGTTGGCAAAACGCCGTGACAAGCCGAATGATCCTCCTCACCTGATTTATCTTCCCGAGGTGGCTTTCAATCCAGAAAAATTTAAAATCGACGTACAACGGATTCTTTCCAAAGAGCGTTATTGTATGATTGTTGTAGGCGAAGGCCTTATTGACGCCGATGGCAACTATGTCCACACGAGTTCCGGTGCGACCGATGCGTTTGGTCACAGGCAACTGGGAGGTGCTGGAAATTACCTGCGGGAGTTAGTCGAATCAAGCATGGGGGTGAAGGCCCGCACAGCGAAGTTTGGTATCAGCCAACGCACAGCGGCGACCCACATTTCAAAAACTGACAGCAATGAGGCCATGCTAGTCGGCCGCGCGGCCGTTAAAGCAGCAATCAGAGGCGTGACCGATAAAATGGTAACTCTTATCCGCAGTGAAGCTGACCATTATGTTTGCGAGACGGGTCTTACTGATTTGTCTGTAGTAGCCAACGGAGTTAAAACGATTCCAACGGATTGGATTAACGAAGATGGGACGAGCATGAGCTTTCAATTTGTGAAGTATGCTTCACCGCTTATTCAAGGTGAGATTTCTATTCCGCATGACAATGGTCTGCCGACGTTTGCTTCGTTATCGAAGACGCGGATTTACCGATTATTGGAAACTTACCAAGCGGAGTAA